TTGGACTCATTTCTCTTCTTCAAGCACTACCAAGTACAGACATGATTACAGAATCAGAGGCACATACAGTTTGAGCCTTTATAATAAGAAATATTATTAATTTTGTCCAGcggggaataaataaataaatacataaatataaagTTCAATGTCACCTTCAATCATGCTCAATATGGGTGACGTACCATGGCCTGTTGGCATTGTATGTGATGAGATCAATATAAACTAGCTCAGTTACACAATAAAAGAGAATGGGCTTGGAAAACAGGTAAAACCaagaaaattaaacatttgTGATGGCAACATTGTCAGCGCAGAACACAGGTGACTTCACAAATGGTGGTGGCCGCTATGGGTTAGGGACGCATCAGGATGTCCACGACTGCATGTTACGCAGCATGTCCTCAAAGCGCTCCATGTTTGGGGCGTGTGCATGGGCGAGCTGGTCTGTGAGACGGCTGTAGAGGCTGAAAGACTTCAACTCCAGCCAGATGAAACCGAAGCGGTCCTGGTCAAACAGCACAAAAAGCCCCGGGGTACGCTCTGGACTCGTGAAGCCATGCCCAGCGATCAGACCTGTCCCATAGAAGCTGAAAGGGAGAGAAATGAATCATGTAATAATTACTGTCTGACCTCCTGGATGCATAACTTGCCTCCTGGTGTCTTTTCTGAACTCCAACCTTGACTCCAACATATACACCCAAGTTCGCTCGCTCTCACATATTTAAGAACACAAAATTTATTTCATATTCCCTTTATTTCTACATCCAAAATAAACTCATTCATGCCTGCTCAAACTGTTCTCACTCAATTTTACCATTTCCTGCAAGTTCGAGGATACACTTCGTTGCGAGCTGTAACCCCCAAGGGCAAGACGAAGGGCTGATCATCATGTTGATGTGCACTTGTGCTGCTGGGGCCAGGCTGGCAGTTGCCTGGACAGGCACCGTGGTCTGCGTCCACCTCGTCTTCTGCACTGTCACTACCACAGGCCCCCTCTTTTGTGTGATTGGCCTGCTGTTCTGCTTCTCTGTGGACCTCCTCGTGTATGCCCAGCACCAAGCGGGAGAGCTCCTCTATGTTGCACAGTTGCTCAAGGTCTGGGAGGACTACAGGCCGACTCAGGTTGATTTCCAAAGTCAGCTGTCCCGCAGGAACGTTCGGGTCCCCCTGCAGTGACATCAAATTGAGACTTAGTACCTCTAGAAAAAGGGTTTGACTGTTACACCGATATTGCCGATATTGGTGTAACAGTGTACATTGTACAGGATTTGATCACATCACCTGCAGCTAAATGCAAATACAAAGTCATGTGAGGTGGATGAATTACATGCATTCTATAAATTATTGCGAATAACATTTTTGCGCCATAATGACCTTGATCATTAACTGTTTACCAATAAAAACTAGTCAGGCATTGATAAAATGCTGGATTATGACAATATAATCTTTTCTTATCAGCTCTGTTATCAGAATACTGATGTAAAAAAACCTTGCAGCCCACAACAAAAATGCACAGATCTGAGAAGTCAtgcaaaaggaaatgaaaacttgttttgttttttttaaacaaaaagacacaaaatctTCCGAGTGCACCAGGATGACTGATACACTTTTATTGTCTTTGATTTAATGCAGGCTGCTAGGGCTCTAATACATATTTAACCATTGTTATAAGATATCAAATGAAACTACCGGTAATGGTGTTGAATTATAACTATtggtaaatgtttaaaatcttatctttgcaaaaaagaaaataagaaatacatGATATGGTTGTTACCAAATCAAGTCATGGTTGTAGTCTTATGGCATGAGGTTAAATCACACCAATCTTTCTATGAACTGCAAAACCCAGCTGATCAAAGGCATGAGCTACGAtgcatttgaaaaaaaacaaccaaacaaacaaactcggTGACCAATTTTAGTAAATTTCTGTGGTTGAATTAAAAATGTTCTGAGGAAATCATTTGAATTTTTAGTAAAATATGCCATCTTAAGATGAGTAATATTATTCTTTGTTAAATCATGCCTAAATAGGATTTTGGCTTGTATGAAAGCGGCTGGAGTCTCAACTCTCTCCATACTAGTCAGATGAGAAACATCTCCCACATTCTTTTAACAGTCCAGCTGGCTCTCTACTAGACCTAAATGGACGACCTGAATGAATGAGAAACTAAATGACGACAAAAATGGGTTGAGCTGTTGTAATAACATTCTCAGTTGGTTAAAAGCGTTATTGTTGCAAAAAGTTCTTACATGCAAGTGAGCAACGTGGTTCACAGCTGTGGTTTGACATGGCCATGGCCTGACCAAAATGATTTACACGATAGTAAATAAGTAACATTTATATCTCGGCGGTCATgaggagggtacacaatgggtaaaggcagggtccacccctggatgagttgccagttcatcagagccctatatgagcatttgtaaGTTTActatcttgctcaagggcacctcagcagtgttctggcaccttcccttacgaccagaacaccttccatgttttgtctgcactggggctcaaaccgAGAACCCTCTCCTTCTCAGTCCAGTTTTTAACAGACTGAGCTGCAACCGCCCTTTCATATTTCTATAGAGAATAAAACTTTTCACCGGAAAATTCCCTCATACTTGTTTGTTGGCTTTCCATTCCCCCTAATACTCACAGTAAGCTTGGTTGCCCTTGCAGATTTGTGATGGAAGCTGAGCATGACAATTTCTAGCCCGTGACTGCCATAGGTGCCTTTGAAGAgtcctggctgcagcagatCAGAAGGAGTCGCAGGGGGCAGGTAGATCCTCCGGTATGTCAAACAGTTACTGTCCAAAGAAAAAAAGGCCAATAAGATTCACTGACTTTTGCACCAGCTCCTGGGTTAAACATTAACCTGTGACACAACTGCGCTCATGTCTTGAGATAAGACCTAAATTTTGCCCTTGGCATTTGGAGCTTTGTGCTGGGATATACTGTTGTTAAGTAAAAAGAATTCTTACTCATATTGACTGGTATAGATGAACTTCATTAGAATAAGCTCCTGCATGTGCTCGTGGAAGATTTCTTCCAGAGTTCGGCCCCATTCCTCTTCCAGCCATGTCCTGAACTCCTagataaacacacataaaataatgaaattaaaTAGAATATCCTTTTTTGTAACAAAGAAGAATTATTTGTTATCTGAATGGCCCACCTCCTGTCTGCCACCCGGCATGCGGTGATGATCCGTTTGGTTACATTTGGTTGAAAATTCATCCTTCTTGACTGTCTAAAAATAAAGCAGCGTGACACACATACAATTATCAGCCTCCAGCCTCAATCAGAGCGTATTTAAAGCTCAGAGTAATCTTCGTGCCATGTCTTCGATACCTGTATGTCTCCTTTATGGGGACCCTTGTGTCCATACATGCACTCCACCGTGGCCTTCTTGCTTTCCCATAAATGTATACGAAAGAGTGGCCGTCTTCTCATGGGATCCTCCACGCGAGGGTCGTGAGGTGGCAGATACATCCAGCCAATAATGAAGAGCCCGTCCACCTGAGGGAAAGACATTCAATTTGCCAGCTTACTCAAGCAAAATGTTACCCTGCCAAGGGCTGTGATAAGCATAACTAATAAATTATTATTCCACCTTAATAAGATTTATAATTTGTATTAAATTCTTCTTACCACAACATTGAGCAATCCACCATAAGGCCCTATATCAGGCTGCCATAAACCCAAGATATGTCTGTATGGATGAAGTACTGCAAGAGAGAACATCCAATACTTATCAATTTCTGCTGTCTCTATTCCCTATGTGCTGCATGACTGTCACAGCAGGTGTTAAGAGGCATGTTAAAGTGCTCCTGTCCACCATTAAACACAAGAAACACAGACTAATTAAAGACCACCTCCTATTTTGTTGTTAATATAACAAAAGACATGCAGTGGAGAAATTTTCTATGGCCACTGTGGTCACGGGAATTTTCATGGCCACTGTGGTCACGGGTTAAATCAGCTAGAGCCGCACTCACGCAGCCCTTCATGCTGCACTCCGAGGCCATTGTACCTACAGTGTGTGTACACGTCTTTATAGTCCATATGCTCGTAGTCCGGGAGGAGCTTCATAAAGCGCCCTGATTTCACTCTTGGGTTGATACCTGGACAGGCACAACAAAGGCCATGTGTGCAACAGCCACCAGGACCACAACAGGTCCACCTCAAAGTGTCAGAATAATCTGGACCATTAGATGACTTGTCCTGCAACTTTGCCTGGCAGATTTTTCACGTGAAAAAGTGTGACCGCTTTCCTTTGGTTTGTGTTTCGTTCACATTGTAAGCTGCCATCAATGCTGTGGATCACTGAGTGTGTCTATAAATCATGTGGAATACAGGAAGGATTTCCATTAAACCGATGACAGCAAGTATTTTCTCTGCAGCGAAACTCACGTTTAACGTAGAGGTCGTGGCTGGAAACCCCGCCCACTTCCAGCTTCCTCAGGTCATCCTTCATACCaaactctgaaaatgaaaatgaaatgctaTTACTGCATTGCTAGTCAGACTTAAGGTGTAGGATGTCAACTGTACTGAACACATTTCGCCCCGTAACAGACATGTACGTCAGGTTTATAAAAGTTCTTATATGTGCAAAATTTGAAACAGGACTTAAAAAAAACTGCCTAAAGCAATGAAGGTACAAGACCAACACTGCTTATCagatttaagattaagattaagatgtactttattcatccccgtggggaaattagTATAGtcgcaacctatacaaagtataacTTATGACAAGAGGGTAGTGTGCCCTGATAAACAGTGGGAAGAGCGTCTATtctatgttttattttaagcagCAGTTGAATGTAGAGGTCAATTTCCTCCAAGGTTCGCCAGCAGATCAATTATAGGGGGAACGTTTCCGAGGGACCACCTCTGTGTGCAGATAGCAGCGTACTCCAAAACACCAGGAACCAGATCAGAGCTCGTCTGGAAGCATAAGATTGGAATTGCGTCTCTGCACAGCTATACTAACCTTCGACGCAGCGCCGTCTCCAAATGGTTTCGGTTTTGAGAATTTGTTTAAATTTTTTACAGACCAGGGCAACATTCGGGAGCGCCGTCCCAGGAATCAACGAGAATATCTCCACTAAAAGCTCCGGCGGTAGATCCGCTAAGAATTGCGGGTGTGGGAATCCCTTGGCTGTCCGCTCCAGACAGTCTCTTCTGCTGACATGACCGCCGCCACAGTCACAAGCGTCACTCGGCCCTGCAGTGACGACGCCGCTGTCCGGGCCTCCAATGCCGCCGCCGACTTGCCGTAGACCGACGAtccgctcctctccttcctcgtCCATGTCAGAATCGCTGCCCTGATCCTGCTGGTTCTGTCGCTGCCGCCTTCTGCACCTTCGCGACTGCCCCACACCGCAAAGTCTGGCGCAAACAGCCATGGGAAGTCACCAAACGGGTTCCATTACATCACGAGATTGCATCTATCAGTTGCAGTGTGGCGGACACATTCCTTCTGACGTCACAGGCGCGCACGTACAAGGCGCAGCGACGCTGCTCACCGcatcaaaagcaaaacaaataaaatcacaCGTAACCAAAATACTATGGTTAATTtgaaatttttattttaaaaagatgtttgtATAGGTATTGTACCATAAAAATTCAAACATCATGTATAATACATAATcattatggttgtgaaaatatgaTTGGCAGTTCTCGATGGTTGTAAtctttaattgtatttttaagAGCCCTGCCAATAAAAGTCATTAGGAGTTCTATTCTGTAATCGCATCAGTTACAAACTACCGTACCTTTGCGTTGATGTTGTCTATACAATAAGTAAATCTACTTATTGTGAAGTATTCAGCCTTTGTGTTGTGCAATTAGTCTTGCAAACAATGCATTCTGTCTTTGTGTCCAATAAGAGGGAAAAAATTGAGCCAATTCTAGAATTTTTTTCATCCCTTGTCAAATGATTCTTATAATATACAGTTTTAAATCAATAATATCAACCGCAAGGCCAACAAGTGTTAGGTAAATCATATACACAATGATCTGTGAAATAAGCTAATCAAATTTATGCAAGTACATGTGACGCATACCCTTAGTAACATGTAAACAATACAATATATACTGCACCAACTACAATTACACATAAAAACTGGTGATAACAAATGTGGATTAAAATGATAGTTAGTGGTCTTATTACTTATCAATATACTTTGAAAACAGACCTTTAAAAAATGTCTGGAGTGAAGAAGTAATTAAAAACACTTATAACTCATTTAACATCTACACACATTAAAGTGATAATTAAAACCCATTCGTATTGAAACGCTTATTTCGACCACTTACAAAACGACTGATGTTGATTGATGAGGGTTTGTTATAGCCAAAATACTTTATAATGCGTTTGCGTGAAATCTCGTGAGATTTGGTGCATCGTTGTTGCAGAACGAGATTAAATGGTCCCAAGTCACGCAGGTGTGAGCTCTGTCTGACATCTCTGTATGACTACGTGAAACCTGTTTTTAAACGCGAATTTGAACCACTTATATATAAGTCAAGCTTTTAAAATTAAGCTTTTGtgcagttttaaaatattttccccCTAAATTTAACGTATAATTTAATGGAAGCGAACGCCTGACGCCTGCGTACTGTTTGCGACGTAGTTTTGGCGTATTCCTACGGAAATAtgtatttcttttgtgtttgtagTACAGACTGGGACGAAGTTATAGAGATTTATTCACAATGTTTAAAACGAATTTTCAGCCTTCTACGGTCTGTGTCACGTGCTATAGCTTCACACCCAGGCCTCCTTATTGGTCAATTCTTGGTGACCGTGGGTGCTGATTGGCTACAGCCCTCAATTCTGCCTGGCAATAATAGCCAATCATTACCTCGACGAACGGGTGGGCGGTAGCACTGAGACTGTCGCAAAAGCGCCTGACTACAAACTATTGTATCCTAAATACTGATACAGTAAAATATCTAAAAACGTGATAATATTCTATCAGTCAGTCAGTTGATTAAACTGTTAAACACAATTGTTAATTTTACCTGATGTCAAGCTATAATGGCTGTCAAATAAATGGTGGATATGTCAGGCGAACATGAGAACCccaaaggaaaacaggaagtgcgggACGGCGCGAAGTTTGTCACATAATTTGAAGACGTAAATAAATACAGGGAGAACTCGGCAGCAGAATGTCCACTGTTGACATATAcgtttaatttaatatttattaacaaCATACTTTTAATTAATTT
The nucleotide sequence above comes from Takifugu rubripes chromosome 9, fTakRub1.2, whole genome shotgun sequence. Encoded proteins:
- the fbxo31 gene encoding F-box only protein 31 yields the protein MAVCARLCGVGQSRRCRRRQRQNQQDQGSDSDMDEEGEERIVGLRQVGGGIGGPDSGVVTAGPSDACDCGGGHVSRRDCLERTAKGFPHPQFLADLPPELLVEIFSLIPGTALPNVALVCKKFKQILKTETIWRRRCVEEFGMKDDLRKLEVGGVSSHDLYVKLLHPYRHILGLWQPDIGPYGGLLNVVVDGLFIIGWMYLPPHDPRVEDPMRRRPLFRIHLWESKKATVECMYGHKGPHKGDIQTVKKDEFSTKCNQTDHHRMPGGRQEEFRTWLEEEWGRTLEEIFHEHMQELILMKFIYTSQYDNCLTYRRIYLPPATPSDLLQPGLFKGTYGSHGLEIVMLSFHHKSARATKLTGDPNVPAGQLTLEINLSRPVVLPDLEQLCNIEELSRLVLGIHEEVHREAEQQANHTKEGACGSDSAEDEVDADHGACPGNCQPGPSSTSAHQHDDQPFVLPLGVTARNEVYPRTCRKCFYGTGLIAGHGFTSPERTPGLFVLFDQDRFGFIWLELKSFSLYSRLTDQLAHAHAPNMERFEDMLRNMQSWTS